Sequence from the Metopolophium dirhodum isolate CAU chromosome 2, ASM1992520v1, whole genome shotgun sequence genome:
AAACTTTGTAGGTGACGCGTGGTGCGTCTATGCAGTGGCGTAATTTCGGGGGGGGGAGGCACTTGCACCCCCGGAaatgtttgggggggggggggggtaaaagtattattttgcccctccaaataatccacatttcaaaagtattcttaacaaaaCTGTtaacacaatatcataatatttttttcctcaaattactttataaaagtttatatttattttaggtttctcttgttgaataatattatgttgacgtaGGTATTGTCAGTGTTACTGTTATTACAATAATCGTATTATTCGTgactattattatcaattatttgtgAACAATGTGAACACGTCAATATCTTGAAATCGCGATTATGACTACAGGAACGGCCGAACGGGAGGTTAATTTTTTTGCCCCCCCTAGATTTTTATCCAGTTACGCTATTGCGTCTATGAATCCAAAcagtgtaattattttatattgaaaataaaaagaactTATACTTTACAAACGAAAAGAAACTtaaaaagatgaaaaaaaaatataggaaaacttttagaaaataaaaattagaataggTAGTAATCGGAaggatataaatattattaacgaagGTAAAAactgatgtattataatattattatgcaaatgtattttaaacaaaattaaaacgccaataacattaataagaaAATGAATAACTAGGCATCATACTATTGAGCCAgcttatctattatttattgtataatattaaatatgaataacttgTTTGTATGAGtttgtttatattgtgtttgtgGCTAACAAaagatactaaatattataatttgtgcaCCCCTAAAAATATTggtctagttgcgcctataCCCGGATGGTTGACCACTGACCATCCAGGGTTTAGTGACAAATCATCGCCAAATATACACCTGTTCAACCTTCCATACCCTCCTCCACactaaaataaatcaacataaaaaatactcacccaatggcctatgttaccgtgggttaattaataataataataataataataataaaaaaatagtacattctgaataattaatttaactctgTATAATTTTAGAGTGGATTGACCTATTGCCAATTTTAGAAGTAAGAATAATATCTAGTATTCTAGccattattactatattgttataatgattTCTAGTCAATGACATgtttttgattctgagcggagcaatgaatttattaatcttacaatgatgttttttttttttaatttgtgtctatcatcaccttttggaACAGTGccaatgcttcaattttcttcagAAGCATCTTTTTTTtgtaggaaagtaaatctagttggtactttggtggacaaaaataaaaaatcctaaTACCTACTTTTCAAAAGCGTCAGGAgaaacaatcaaaaaaaaataaggaaaacctGAGATTTTTACGCAGAGCCTgcagtatttgaaaaaaattgttggttTTAGTTTAACTCTAaagaaaataatagaatatagatgTAATGGTCACTGTGTGTTTGTATATTAGCAATTTATatgcaccataacattttcgaaGTATTgctactctttttgagctatttataagcATAAGAAAATATCGAGtctcatcagttttttttaactattgtaaattaaaaaaatttcgatctatcaaaaaacttgaaaatataatacaacgttCCTGATAAGTTGATGTTAGTATAGAAATTGTAAAAGAAAGATAAGCGTAATCCACGATCAGTTTTTATGAGCGGCTGGAGttgatattttgacaaaattcatcagaatcacgaaaattggcaaattattttgagttggaaattcataagtaatattttatttatatctaaattttgaaaattgaatataagattATCTTTAAGTATTCCtacaattaacaaaaaaaaagtttacctgaaagtcaaattaatttttacgagCTCTTGAAGCTAGACATTGGATCATAGACAatgaatattttctaattttttgtcATATGCTTCTATCGTGTATTGtcgcttttttttaatataaagttatgcaataatatattcgtaGCCTCGTAGGTaagtactaatgtactatatcAGCAATCAGTGGTTGCCAAACCTTTTTATAATCGCgtaccacctacacagtttaAACATTTCCATGTACCACTTGatcaaataactttttttatgtttatcaaacatgcatacctaatattacaTGTATCATATacggaattttattttatttggaactacACAATTGAGGGGTGGAaaccaaaacgtactattgccaaAATAGTATTCAGGAGAAGCGATTTTTTGTATCTTAACATTTCCaataaaaacaaaccatttATAATCAGACAAATCTTTTTggaaaaaacgttttttttaaaattatttaataatatattatttatatttaaaactactcaaatgtgttaaatatactattgagttatatttttaatttaatttaaaacttaattacaatttttaaaattaaatgttagtacgttttggaaaaacatttttacttgcCAATGTAGGTTAGGTATACGTACAACACGGGCAAAAGTACGTTTTGGCATAGCATAAAAAAAGTACgttttgaaaatagtttttttttaaatagttaatgatTTGTTCCTATTCATTTAACATGGGTAATAGTATGTTTTGGCGTAAAACTGGAAAAAGTACGTTttgattttctaaatataatttttatgtatggaAAAGGTTTGGATTACCCAGTCATTTTGAATCGCAAATTTGACCaggaaatagtacgttttgatcTATTCTGACGACACCAATCGATGTATCgatattttttccataaaaatcgATACCTACCTCGATGTTGTCAATTTTGGCAATAGTATACGTTTTGGATTTCCACCCCTCAATTTATTATGACATAACTTAAgcatttaggtaatacataaaaagaaaatgaaatatgcacaattattatatacctatatttcttttattaatatcaagtaaaccatataatatttaatgtgaataatgattcattccattttttttaataatgggaGATTTTCTTATCGTACCATCTATGAGCTCTCCGCGTACCACAGGTTGAGAAACGCTGTACTACAATGTTGTCGACACAATTTTTCATCAAGATAGATAAGAAtgatatgatatgataataaagtttataaagtaAAATCCCGTGATATTTCAGTTAGGTATCCGTTAATACTTATATGCCGCGGCCGAACCAAAATTAAATCTAACGACTCGACGTTTATGTATAGTCGTATGTAATGTTGCAATGCGGTTGTTATTGTCAATGTTGttgttatgatttataatcttTATCTGCTGTAACGCTGCACAGTGCACGGTGAATCTAGGAAAAAAAGGCAACTGAAAAAAAGAGCAAAAGGAAAAAAAGGCATATAGGCGTAGGTATATACGCGTACAAGAAAAAACCAAAAGCAATACGCAGtacctatagttaattttttctgAACACCAcagacttaaaataatatattctattttgtaaaaaataattaattttaaaaaaatattaccagaTAATTCGAAATAGaaacattatatcattataatttataagtcacGTTTATTGTTGGttaaactgtaaaaaatgtatgataagtaagaataaaattaaaaatatacaattaaatgcTTATAGCATCAATATTtcgtcaatataaaatataaatttatcatatcatttatataatgtaaagcTACAAAATAACCACGTATATTTTACGCATTTCACTGATCacgtaaaatattgttttgtatggtatttaatatttaaatctcgagttattaaatgtttaagaaaaacacaaaaatgtgTCGTTTGCTTTTCATTTATTTGCTTTTTTCCTATTACCGTGCACGGCACACTCAATTCGGATTCGCCAGGAATACCATATTTATTCTGTGATACAAGTATACGACCATCTGGACGTTGTTGTTATCTTTTAGCGGAGACCGGGCAAAATGCTCAAACATTAAGCAAATAGATTTACAACTCTGTGGCTCAAACGCGGTTTTATCGGTTGATGAACTTTACTCAGTAACCGATTACTACGAAATCTATGGcttaatattaacgttttttaCAATCTCATCGGCTTGTGATGGTGCAGTGGCGTTAGCGGCGGCGCGAGCGCATCGACCAATGAGAGCGGACCACGAGCGGCTGCCGATGATAACACGTCCGTGTCGATAACGCGAGACTGCGAGAGCCGAGAGATTTAGGTTGTCGCCGCCGTCGTTATTTTGTCTCTTCCGATAAGTTCTGCGTAAACGGCGGAGACGCAAACACGAATCACGTAACCTAATCGGACGCGCGCACGTCGACAAAGGACGCTCCACGCACCGAACAGCCAGCCGGCGGCAGACACGATCGCGTCACGATTTCTTTATCGCCCACACTCTAGCCATAGTACGTCCTGTCGTCGTCTTCCGATCGAGCGGCACTCCGGCTCAATCGTCCCCTGACTCCCGCTGCGCacgtctaaaatattattcctttGTTCTCGATTTCCTCCGATTTTCGATTTTCCGTTGTAAGAATAAAACGCCGACTGATATGAACCCGCTGTGCTGTAAGTAGTGCCCGCAACCGACATTCGGACGCTCGTTCGCAAACTGCCGATCGCGTCGAATGCGGCtcgttgttatttgtttttgtggtTTTTTTCAGACGTTTTGTTGGCGGCCCTTGCCAATTCCGCGGTGGCCATATATCCGTCCAATTCGGACGTCATTGAACTCACCGACGACAATTTCAATCAGGTGCTCCAAGGCGTCGAGATATGGGTGGTCGAGTTCTATGCCCCGTGGTGCGGACACTGCCAGCGACTTGTACCCGAATACTCGAAAGCCGCCAAAGCCCTTAAGGTATAGTACTCACGACAGTGTTACGCGTTCCAGGTGCTGGCCAGGTCCTTATGCGTATGctccgttattttttttttcagggtATCGTCAAAGTGGCTGCCATAGATGCCGATAAGTATCCGTCTTTCGCAGGCCGTTATGGGGTTCAAGGTTTTcctactgtaaaaatatttgttgataaaAACAAACCTCAAGATTTCACTGGAGATCGAACGGCCGTCGGAATTACTGATGAAGTCACCAAAGCCATAAAGAACGCCATTAGCGCTAACCTCCAAGGTGTACCTTATGGATCATCTAAATCGTCTAAAAAATCATCATCTGGTGACGACGTTGTTGAACTGACTGATTCAAATTTCGATAAGCTTGTATTGAATTCTGATGATATTTGGTTGGTTGAATTCTTTGCCCCATGGTGTGGACATTGTAAAAACTTAGCTCCTCATTGGGCAGCAGCTGCTTCAGAACTCAAAGGAAAAGTAATGCAAACATTGTGTccctataacattttaaaattgagtCTTTATGGTTATTTATGCTTTTAAGGTTAAACTCGGAGCATTAGATGCTACTGTGCACTCTTCAAAAGCTCAAGAATTCAATATTCGTGGATATCCCACAATTAAATTCTTCCCATCTGGTACATCCAGTTCAAGTGGAGCTGAGGAATA
This genomic interval carries:
- the LOC132939235 gene encoding protein disulfide-isomerase A6 homolog, coding for MNPLCYVLLAALANSAVAIYPSNSDVIELTDDNFNQVLQGVEIWVVEFYAPWCGHCQRLVPEYSKAAKALKGIVKVAAIDADKYPSFAGRYGVQGFPTVKIFVDKNKPQDFTGDRTAVGITDEVTKAIKNAISANLQGVPYGSSKSSKKSSSGDDVVELTDSNFDKLVLNSDDIWLVEFFAPWCGHCKNLAPHWAAAASELKGKVKLGALDATVHSSKAQEFNIRGYPTIKFFPSGTSSSSGAEEYTGGRTSSDIVSWAMQKHQENVPPPDIIEIVNEDTFKAGCSEHALCVVSVLPHILDCQASCRNEYLNTLRSLGDKFKQKLWGWLWAEAGKQPELESTLEIGGFGYPALAVLNVKKMKYSILRGSFSEDGIKEFLRDLSYGRGTTAPVKGAALPEIQATEPWDGKDGELPTADDIDLSDVDLDDLPKEEL